A single window of Mycolicibacterium aurum DNA harbors:
- a CDS encoding protein kinase domain-containing protein — MSPRVGVTLSARYRLQRLIATGGMGQVWEGVDSRLGRRVAIKVLKAEYSEDPEFVERFRAEARTVAMLNHPGIAGVYDYGETDIDGEGRTAYLVMELVNGEPLNSVIKRTGRLSLRHALDMLEQTGRALQVAHSAGLVHRDVKPGNILITPTGQVKLTDFGIAKAVDAAPVTQTGMVMGTAQYIAPEQALGHDATAASDVYALGVVGYEAVSGKRPFTGEGALTVAMKHIKENPPPLPADLPPNVRELIEITLVKNPGMRYKSGGPFADAVAAVRAGRRPPRPNAAPSIGRAAPTAVPPATQARPVAEVTRAPAPTSRARATGSHHRSAPPPRRTFSSGQRALLWAAGVLGALAIVIAILIVLNAQDRKDLPPPTTVTETPGQTTSPPADTPGAAPPALRTSEPDRNWVSRPPDRASPLVTLPAPEQMLQ, encoded by the coding sequence ATGAGCCCCCGCGTTGGCGTGACGCTCTCCGCCCGCTACCGGTTGCAACGGTTGATCGCCACCGGAGGAATGGGCCAGGTCTGGGAAGGTGTCGACTCCCGCCTGGGCCGTCGCGTCGCCATCAAGGTCCTCAAAGCCGAGTACTCGGAGGACCCGGAGTTCGTCGAGCGGTTCCGCGCCGAGGCGCGCACCGTGGCGATGCTCAACCACCCGGGCATCGCCGGCGTGTACGACTACGGCGAGACCGACATCGACGGCGAGGGCCGCACGGCCTACCTGGTGATGGAACTGGTCAACGGCGAACCGTTGAACTCGGTGATCAAGCGCACCGGGCGGCTGTCCCTGCGGCACGCACTGGACATGCTGGAGCAGACCGGACGCGCACTCCAGGTCGCACACAGCGCCGGACTGGTGCACCGCGACGTCAAGCCAGGCAACATCCTCATCACCCCCACCGGACAGGTGAAGCTGACCGACTTCGGCATCGCGAAAGCCGTCGACGCGGCGCCCGTCACGCAGACCGGCATGGTGATGGGCACCGCCCAGTACATCGCCCCCGAGCAGGCACTCGGACACGACGCCACCGCGGCCAGTGACGTGTACGCCCTGGGAGTTGTTGGCTACGAAGCGGTTTCGGGCAAGCGGCCCTTCACCGGTGAGGGGGCCCTCACCGTGGCGATGAAGCACATCAAGGAGAACCCTCCCCCACTGCCCGCCGACCTGCCGCCCAACGTCCGCGAGCTGATCGAGATCACGCTCGTCAAGAATCCCGGCATGCGGTACAAGTCCGGTGGCCCCTTCGCCGACGCCGTCGCCGCCGTGCGCGCGGGACGCAGGCCGCCACGGCCCAACGCGGCCCCGTCGATCGGACGGGCGGCGCCGACGGCGGTGCCGCCGGCCACCCAGGCGCGGCCCGTCGCCGAGGTCACCCGAGCCCCGGCCCCGACCTCGCGCGCCCGGGCCACCGGCAGCCACCACCGCTCGGCTCCTCCACCGCGGCGCACCTTCTCCTCCGGCCAGCGTGCACTGCTGTGGGCCGCGGGGGTGCTCGGTGCGCTGGCGATCGTCATCGCGATCCTGATCGTGCTCAACGCCCAGGACCGCAAGGATCTCCCGCCGCCGACGACCGTGACCGAGACACCCGGACAGACGACGTCGCCGCCGGCGGACACGCCAGGGGCCGCTCCGCCGGCACTGCGCACTTCTGAACCCGACCGAAACTGGGTATCCCGACCACCCGACCGGGCGTCACCGCTGGTGACGCTGCCCGCTCCAGAACAGATGTTGCAATGA
- the pbpA gene encoding D,D-transpeptidase PbpA — MNTSLRRISVMIMGLVVLLLANATLTQVFTADGLRSDPRNQRVLLDEYSRQRGQISAGGQLLAYSVSTEGRFRFLRTYPNPLTYAPVTGFYSLSYSSSGLERAEDTILNGSDQRLFGRRLADFFTGRDPRGGNVATTINPQVQQAAWDAMESGCDGPCKGAVVALEPSTGKILALVSAPSYDPNLLATHDIAEQAETWQRLRDDPDSPLLNRAISETYPPGSTFKVVTTAAALQAGATPQTQLTAAPQIALPNSTATLENFGGSSCGGGPTTSLQNAFARSCNTAFVQLGIDTGADQMRSTALAFGVDAPPPTIPLQVAESTIGPMTDSAALGISSIGQKDVALTPLQNAMIAATVANKGVTMRPYLVESLKGSDLANIATTVPTEEQRAVPEPVADTLTDLMVAAEQVTQQKGAIAGVQIASKTGTAEHGTDPRNTPPHAWYIAFAPAQAPKVAVAVLVENGGNRLSATGGALAAPIGRATIAAALREGS; from the coding sequence ATGAACACCTCACTGCGCCGCATCTCGGTGATGATCATGGGCCTTGTCGTGCTGCTGCTGGCCAATGCAACCCTGACCCAGGTGTTCACCGCCGACGGCTTGCGCTCCGACCCGCGCAACCAGAGGGTCCTTCTCGACGAGTACTCCCGCCAGCGGGGTCAGATCTCGGCGGGCGGACAGCTGCTGGCGTATTCGGTGTCCACGGAAGGCCGGTTCCGATTCCTGCGGACCTACCCCAACCCGTTGACCTATGCGCCCGTGACCGGCTTCTACTCGTTGAGCTACTCCAGTTCCGGACTCGAGCGCGCCGAGGACACCATTCTCAACGGCTCCGACCAGCGGCTGTTCGGCCGCAGGCTCGCCGACTTCTTCACCGGCCGCGATCCCCGCGGCGGCAACGTCGCCACCACCATCAACCCGCAGGTTCAGCAAGCAGCGTGGGACGCGATGGAAAGCGGCTGCGACGGCCCCTGCAAGGGCGCCGTGGTTGCGCTCGAACCATCCACCGGAAAGATCCTGGCCCTGGTGTCTGCCCCCTCCTATGATCCGAACCTGTTGGCCACCCACGACATTGCCGAACAGGCCGAGACCTGGCAGCGCCTCCGTGACGACCCGGACTCGCCCCTGCTCAACCGCGCCATCTCCGAGACCTACCCGCCCGGGTCGACCTTCAAGGTCGTCACCACGGCCGCGGCGCTGCAGGCCGGCGCCACACCGCAGACCCAGCTGACCGCCGCGCCGCAGATCGCCCTGCCGAACAGCACCGCGACGCTGGAGAACTTCGGCGGGTCATCCTGCGGCGGCGGCCCCACCACGTCGCTGCAGAATGCGTTCGCCAGGTCCTGCAACACCGCGTTCGTCCAACTCGGCATCGACACCGGCGCCGACCAGATGCGCTCCACCGCGCTCGCCTTCGGCGTGGACGCCCCCCCGCCGACCATCCCCCTGCAGGTGGCCGAGTCCACGATCGGACCGATGACCGACAGCGCGGCGCTCGGGATATCCAGCATCGGGCAGAAGGACGTCGCCCTGACCCCCCTGCAGAACGCGATGATCGCGGCGACGGTCGCCAACAAGGGCGTCACGATGCGTCCCTACCTGGTGGAAAGCCTGAAGGGTTCCGACCTGGCGAATATTGCGACCACGGTCCCTACCGAAGAGCAGCGGGCAGTGCCCGAGCCGGTCGCAGATACACTTACGGACTTGATGGTCGCCGCCGAGCAGGTGACTCAGCAGAAGGGAGCCATCGCCGGCGTGCAGATCGCATCCAAGACCGGCACTGCGGAGCACGGCACGGATCCGCGCAACACGCCGCCGCATGCCTGGTACATCGCCTTCGCGCCCGCTCAGGCACCCAAAGTCGCGGTCGCAGTCCTTGTCGAGAACGGCGGTAACCGCCTGTCGGCGACGGGCGGCGCGCTGGCCGCTCCGATCGGACGCGCGACCATCGCGGCGGCGCTGCGGGAGGGCTCATGA
- a CDS encoding FtsW/RodA/SpoVE family cell cycle protein — protein MSTQPQPRVAVTPALPNRRNAELLLLGFATVITTIALLLVEANQEQGLRWDLAQYTVAYLALFSGAHLAVRRFAPYADPLLLPVVALLNGLGLVMIHRLDLAEAQTSVRGLGGTANQQMLWALVGVLGFCAVVIFIRDHRTLSRYGYVCGLTGLVLLAIPAVLPSSMSEQGGAKIWIQFSGFSIQPAEFSKILLLIFFAAVLVSKRSLFTSAGKHVLGMDLPRPRDLAPLLAAWIASIAVMIFEKDLGTSLLLYASFLVMVYIATERFSWVVLGLSLFAAGSIAAYYLFDHVRVRVQTWSDPFADPDGAGYQMVQSLFSFATGGIFGTGLGNGQPGTVPAAATDFIIAAIGEELGLVGLSAVLMLYTIVIIRGLRTALAVRDSFGKLLAAGLAATLGIQLFIVVGGVTKLIPLTGLTTPWMSYGGSSLVANYVLLAILVRISHAARRPLEARATPAGSIAGASTEVISKV, from the coding sequence ATGAGCACCCAGCCGCAGCCGCGCGTCGCCGTGACGCCTGCGCTGCCCAACCGTCGCAACGCCGAACTGCTGCTGCTCGGTTTCGCGACGGTGATCACCACGATCGCGCTGCTGCTGGTCGAGGCGAACCAGGAACAGGGTCTGCGCTGGGACCTGGCCCAGTACACGGTTGCCTACCTGGCCCTGTTCAGCGGAGCACATCTCGCGGTGCGGCGCTTCGCCCCCTATGCCGACCCACTTCTGCTTCCCGTTGTCGCACTGCTGAACGGACTGGGACTGGTGATGATTCACCGTCTCGATCTCGCAGAAGCCCAGACGTCGGTCCGAGGCCTGGGCGGCACCGCCAACCAGCAGATGTTGTGGGCCCTCGTCGGTGTACTCGGTTTCTGCGCGGTGGTGATCTTCATCCGCGACCACCGCACGCTGTCGCGCTACGGCTACGTCTGCGGCCTGACCGGCCTTGTCCTGCTTGCGATTCCCGCGGTACTGCCGAGCAGCATGTCGGAGCAGGGCGGCGCGAAGATCTGGATCCAGTTTTCCGGGTTCTCGATCCAGCCCGCCGAGTTCTCGAAAATTCTTCTGCTCATCTTCTTCGCCGCCGTGCTGGTGTCCAAGCGCAGCCTGTTCACCAGCGCGGGCAAGCACGTGCTCGGTATGGACCTTCCGCGTCCACGCGACCTGGCTCCCCTGCTGGCCGCGTGGATCGCGTCGATCGCCGTCATGATCTTCGAGAAGGACCTGGGCACCTCGCTGCTGCTGTACGCCTCATTCCTGGTGATGGTGTACATCGCCACCGAACGCTTCAGCTGGGTGGTGCTCGGGCTGTCGCTGTTCGCGGCGGGAAGCATTGCCGCCTATTACCTTTTCGACCACGTCCGGGTCCGGGTCCAGACCTGGAGTGATCCGTTCGCCGACCCCGACGGCGCCGGCTACCAGATGGTGCAGTCGCTGTTCAGCTTCGCCACCGGAGGCATCTTCGGCACCGGCCTCGGCAACGGACAGCCAGGGACCGTGCCCGCGGCGGCCACCGATTTCATCATCGCCGCGATCGGCGAAGAGCTTGGGCTGGTAGGACTTTCGGCCGTTCTGATGCTCTACACGATCGTCATCATTCGAGGCTTGCGCACCGCGCTCGCCGTGCGCGACAGTTTCGGCAAGCTCTTGGCGGCCGGGCTGGCAGCGACATTGGGCATTCAGTTGTTCATCGTCGTCGGCGGCGTCACCAAGCTCATCCCGCTGACCGGCCTGACCACACCCTGGATGTCCTACGGTGGATCGTCACTGGTGGCCAACTACGTGCTGCTGGCGATCCTGGTGCGCATCTCCCACGCCGCCCGCCGCCCCCTGGAGGCCCGAGCGACGCCCGCAGGCTCCATAGCGGGCGCGAGCACCGAGGTGATCTCCAAAGTATGA
- a CDS encoding PP2C family protein-serine/threonine phosphatase, translating to MTLGLRYAARSDRGLVRANNEDSVYAGARLLALADGMGGHAAGEVASQLVIAALAHLDDDEPGGDLLSKLDSAVREGNSAIAAHVDADPELEGMGTTLTAILFAGNRLGLVHIGDSRGYMLRDGELAQITKDDTFVQTLVDEGRITAEEAHSHPQRSLIMRALTGHEVEPTLIMREARAGDRYLLCSDGLSDPVSQETIAEALQIEDVAASADRLIELALRGGGPDNVTVVVADVVDYDYGQTQPILAGAVSGDDDQSAPPNTAAGRASAFNPKRNAAKRVVQQPEEPPPRPRSRRRMIIAATVLVLLVLAGLAVGREIVRNNYFVSAHDGTVSIMRGVEGSFLGISLQEPYLLGCLNARNELSLISADQSRDSLSCRLLGVDDMRPSERAQVIAGLPSGSLDEAIGQIEELSRSSVLPVCAPPAPATTPAPRPAPTSAPRSPAPSGAPTPAPPRTVTSSPAPSSPAPSPAPSGTAAPAPSGPPSPAPTPTPTVTALPPPPPEPGTNCREVS from the coding sequence GTGACATTAGGACTTCGATACGCGGCCCGAAGCGACCGGGGGCTGGTGCGCGCCAACAACGAGGACTCGGTCTACGCCGGCGCGCGCCTGCTTGCGCTCGCCGACGGCATGGGCGGGCACGCCGCCGGTGAGGTCGCCTCACAGTTGGTGATCGCCGCGCTCGCCCACCTCGACGACGACGAGCCGGGCGGCGATCTGCTCAGCAAGCTCGACTCCGCCGTGCGCGAAGGTAACTCGGCGATCGCCGCACATGTGGACGCCGACCCCGAACTCGAGGGCATGGGCACCACGCTCACCGCAATCCTGTTCGCGGGCAACCGGCTTGGCCTGGTGCACATCGGCGACTCCCGCGGCTACATGCTGCGCGACGGTGAGCTCGCCCAGATCACCAAGGACGACACGTTCGTCCAGACCCTGGTCGACGAAGGCCGGATCACCGCCGAGGAAGCGCACAGCCACCCGCAGCGGTCCCTGATCATGCGTGCCCTCACCGGCCACGAGGTGGAGCCGACGCTGATCATGCGCGAGGCCCGCGCCGGCGACCGCTACTTGCTCTGCTCCGACGGACTGTCCGACCCGGTCAGCCAGGAGACCATCGCCGAGGCGCTGCAGATCGAAGATGTCGCCGCGAGCGCGGACCGTCTCATCGAGTTGGCGCTGCGCGGCGGCGGACCCGACAACGTCACCGTGGTGGTCGCCGACGTCGTGGACTACGACTACGGGCAGACCCAGCCCATCCTCGCCGGAGCGGTATCGGGCGACGACGACCAGAGCGCCCCGCCCAACACCGCGGCGGGCCGCGCCTCGGCGTTCAATCCGAAGCGCAATGCCGCCAAACGTGTTGTGCAGCAACCGGAAGAGCCTCCGCCGCGACCCCGTTCGCGGCGACGCATGATCATCGCCGCGACGGTGCTGGTCCTGCTGGTGCTCGCAGGCCTGGCAGTCGGGCGAGAGATCGTGCGCAACAACTACTTTGTCAGCGCACACGACGGCACCGTCTCCATCATGCGGGGTGTCGAGGGCTCCTTTCTCGGAATCTCTCTCCAAGAGCCCTACCTTCTCGGGTGTCTGAACGCCCGCAACGAACTTTCCCTCATCAGCGCGGACCAGTCCCGCGACAGCCTGTCCTGCCGGCTGCTCGGCGTCGACGACATGCGTCCCTCCGAACGCGCCCAGGTGATCGCCGGCCTGCCGTCCGGCTCGCTCGACGAGGCCATCGGGCAGATCGAGGAACTGTCGCGCAGCTCGGTGCTTCCGGTGTGTGCGCCACCGGCCCCGGCGACGACACCCGCCCCGCGCCCCGCACCGACGTCGGCCCCGCGTTCGCCGGCTCCCTCCGGCGCTCCGACCCCCGCGCCGCCGCGCACCGTCACATCGTCGCCGGCGCCCTCGTCGCCGGCCCCCTCCCCCGCGCCGTCGGGAACCGCCGCGCCCGCGCCGTCGGGCCCGCCCTCCCCCGCGCCGACGCCCACCCCGACCGTGACCGCGCTTCCGCCCCCACCACCTGAACCGGGAACGAACTGCCGGGAAGTGTCATGA
- a CDS encoding FHA domain-containing protein FhaB/FipA has product MQGLVLQLTRVGFLLLLWLFIWSVLRILRTDIYAPTGAVMVRRGLALRGSLLPNRSRRHVPRQLVVTEGALAGTRIPLGTQPVLIGRADDSTLVLTDDYASTRHARLSPRGPEWYVEDLGSTNGTYLDRAKVTTAVRIPMGTPVRIGKTVIELRP; this is encoded by the coding sequence ATGCAGGGCCTTGTACTGCAGCTGACCCGCGTCGGCTTCCTGTTGCTGCTATGGCTGTTCATCTGGTCTGTGCTGCGCATCCTGCGCACCGACATCTACGCGCCGACCGGCGCGGTGATGGTGCGTCGCGGGCTGGCGCTGCGCGGCTCGCTGCTGCCCAACCGATCACGCAGGCATGTCCCCCGGCAGTTGGTGGTCACCGAGGGCGCGCTGGCGGGCACCCGCATCCCCCTCGGAACCCAGCCGGTGCTGATCGGCCGCGCCGATGACTCGACACTCGTGTTGACCGACGATTACGCCTCGACTCGCCACGCCAGGCTCTCACCACGCGGTCCGGAATGGTATGTAGAGGACCTAGGATCGACCAACGGCACATACCTCGACAGGGCGAAGGTGACGACAGCGGTACGAATTCCGATGGGTACCCCGGTGCGAATCGGCAAGACGGTGATCGAGCTGCGCCCGTGA
- a CDS encoding FhaA domain-containing protein, with protein MGLVGRFERKLEDKVGDAFARVFGGSIVPQEVESLLRREADTGAREVHGGRILAPNDYVITLSVPDYQNVSADPDITATTFAKHLEGYIHEQGWQTYGDVVVRFEQSPNLHTGQFRARGAVNPDATTVEPAPPQRDVTSPAEPGVPPMTDNPTYRGGQGPGRPGDDYYNRSEDDRYNRPPEDQRGGGYPPADQGGYPPPAEQGGYPPRGGYPDQGGYPDQGGYPDQGGYPDQGGYPEQGGYPPQSYEQRPPAGYGPPPGGGYPDQGYRQGPPGYGPPPAGQPGYGAPSNEYDYGRRPDEGGYPPPGRPSYPDQGGYPDQGGYGGQQYGRQDYAQPDYGRYGEAPPAGYADQGYGEQGYGDQGYSDQGYGAPGGQAGGYGGYGSGQGDYPAGATVTLQLDDGSGRTYQLREGANVIGRGQDAQFRLPDTGVSRRHLEIRWDGQVALLSDLNSTNGTTVNNAPVQEWQLADGDVIRLGHSEIIVRVH; from the coding sequence ATGGGTTTGGTCGGCCGCTTCGAGCGCAAGCTTGAGGACAAGGTCGGGGACGCGTTCGCACGGGTCTTCGGAGGATCCATCGTGCCGCAGGAAGTGGAGTCGCTGCTGCGCCGCGAAGCCGACACCGGTGCACGTGAAGTTCACGGCGGACGCATTTTGGCCCCGAACGACTACGTCATTACCCTCAGTGTGCCTGACTATCAGAACGTGAGTGCCGATCCGGACATCACCGCAACCACGTTTGCCAAGCACCTGGAGGGATACATCCATGAGCAAGGGTGGCAAACGTATGGTGATGTGGTCGTCAGATTCGAGCAGTCACCTAACCTGCACACCGGACAGTTTCGCGCACGTGGGGCGGTCAACCCCGACGCGACCACAGTCGAACCCGCCCCACCACAACGAGACGTCACGTCCCCCGCAGAACCAGGAGTACCACCGATGACCGACAATCCGACTTACCGCGGCGGCCAGGGACCGGGTCGGCCCGGAGACGACTACTACAACCGCTCCGAGGACGACCGCTACAACCGTCCCCCCGAAGACCAGCGCGGTGGCGGCTACCCGCCGGCCGATCAGGGTGGCTACCCGCCGCCCGCCGAGCAGGGTGGCTACCCGCCCCGCGGCGGCTATCCCGACCAGGGCGGCTACCCGGACCAAGGCGGCTACCCGGACCAAGGCGGCTATCCCGACCAGGGTGGCTACCCGGAGCAGGGCGGCTATCCCCCGCAGTCCTACGAGCAGCGTCCGCCCGCGGGCTACGGCCCGCCTCCCGGCGGTGGCTACCCCGACCAGGGGTACCGCCAGGGCCCTCCCGGGTACGGACCCCCTCCGGCCGGGCAGCCCGGGTACGGCGCACCGTCGAATGAGTACGACTACGGGCGTCGTCCCGACGAGGGCGGTTACCCCCCGCCGGGACGGCCCTCCTATCCCGACCAGGGCGGCTACCCCGATCAGGGCGGCTACGGCGGACAGCAGTACGGGCGCCAGGACTACGCGCAACCCGACTACGGCCGCTACGGCGAGGCGCCGCCGGCCGGCTACGCCGACCAGGGCTATGGCGAGCAGGGTTACGGGGATCAGGGCTACAGCGACCAGGGCTACGGCGCTCCGGGCGGCCAGGCCGGCGGCTACGGCGGCTACGGCAGCGGCCAGGGTGACTACCCGGCCGGCGCCACGGTGACGTTGCAGCTCGACGACGGCAGCGGCCGCACCTACCAGCTGCGCGAAGGTGCCAACGTGATCGGCCGCGGGCAGGACGCCCAGTTCCGGCTGCCCGACACGGGTGTGTCTCGTCGCCACCTGGAAATCCGCTGGGACGGTCAGGTCGCGCTATTGTCAGACCTCAACTCCACCAACGGCACCACGGTGAACAACGCTCCGGTTCAGGAGTGGCAGCTGGCCGACGGCGACGTCATCCGGCTCGGACACTCCGAGATCATCGTCCGCGTTCACTGA
- a CDS encoding TetR/AcrR family transcriptional regulator, which produces MPTSDRPVRADAARNRALLLAAAEDEFRERGASASVADIARRAGVAKGTVFRHFPTKEDLIASIVCEHVAVLAEAAARLADSPDPGAALLEFLTLAADQRQRHDLTFLQSASDGDPRVTEVRDALHEHLETLVDRARASGAIRADITEADVFLMMCAPIHIVENLTAPAPLLWQRYLAIIFDGLRADGAHPLPQPAPVVP; this is translated from the coding sequence GTGCCCACCAGCGATCGGCCCGTCCGCGCGGACGCAGCGCGCAACCGCGCACTGCTGCTGGCCGCCGCCGAGGACGAATTCCGCGAACGCGGCGCCTCGGCGTCGGTGGCCGACATCGCCCGGCGGGCCGGAGTGGCGAAGGGCACCGTGTTCCGGCACTTCCCCACCAAGGAGGATCTGATCGCCTCCATCGTCTGCGAGCACGTCGCGGTACTCGCCGAGGCCGCGGCGCGGCTGGCCGACTCACCCGATCCCGGCGCCGCACTACTGGAGTTCCTGACCCTGGCCGCCGACCAACGCCAACGGCACGATCTGACGTTCCTGCAGTCAGCCAGCGACGGCGACCCCCGGGTCACCGAGGTTCGCGATGCGCTGCACGAGCACCTCGAAACGCTGGTCGACCGGGCACGCGCGTCGGGCGCCATCCGAGCCGACATCACCGAGGCCGACGTCTTCCTGATGATGTGCGCACCCATTCACATCGTCGAAAACCTCACGGCCCCAGCGCCGCTGCTGTGGCAGCGCTACCTGGCCATCATCTTCGACGGGTTACGCGCCGACGGAGCGCATCCTCTGCCGCAGCCCGCGCCCGTCGTGCCCTGA
- a CDS encoding SDR family NAD(P)-dependent oxidoreductase: MKLRGATVLVTGTNRGIGQHFAVQLLQRGAKVYATARRPELVDIPGAEVLRLDITDQSSVDAVAAVAGDVDVLINNAADTAGGNLVTGDLDAIRSTMDSNYYGTLAMIRAFAPILARNGGGAILNVLSAAAWTTVDGNTAYAAAKSAQWGLTNGVRLELAAQGTQVAALVPGLIGTQTLLDFAERHGIDLPDDAVMDPADLVRLALDGLEAGDIEILDPMGLDAKASLAGPPRAFAI; the protein is encoded by the coding sequence ATGAAATTGCGTGGAGCGACCGTCCTGGTGACGGGAACCAACCGGGGAATCGGACAGCACTTTGCCGTGCAACTGCTGCAGCGCGGCGCCAAGGTGTACGCCACGGCACGTCGTCCGGAACTGGTGGACATCCCCGGTGCGGAGGTACTCCGCCTCGACATCACCGACCAGTCGTCGGTGGACGCCGTGGCCGCGGTGGCCGGCGATGTCGACGTGCTGATCAACAATGCCGCCGACACCGCGGGGGGAAACCTGGTCACCGGAGATCTGGACGCGATCCGGTCGACGATGGATTCGAACTACTACGGCACCCTGGCGATGATCCGGGCTTTCGCGCCGATCCTTGCGCGCAACGGCGGGGGAGCCATCCTCAACGTGCTGTCGGCAGCGGCGTGGACCACCGTCGATGGCAACACCGCCTACGCGGCCGCGAAGTCAGCGCAGTGGGGTCTGACCAACGGCGTGCGACTCGAACTGGCCGCCCAGGGAACCCAGGTGGCGGCGCTCGTGCCCGGCCTGATCGGCACCCAGACCCTGCTCGATTTCGCGGAGCGCCACGGCATCGATCTGCCCGACGATGCCGTCATGGATCCGGCCGATCTCGTGCGGCTGGCGCTCGACGGCCTCGAGGCGGGCGACATCGAGATCCTCGACCCGATGGGCCTCGACGCCAAGGCGAGTCTGGCCGGGCCGCCTCGCGCATTCGCGATATAG